One Panicum virgatum strain AP13 chromosome 3N, P.virgatum_v5, whole genome shotgun sequence DNA segment encodes these proteins:
- the LOC120667610 gene encoding aldehyde oxidase GLOX-like — protein MGSRAAAFAVAVLLLASPGEAFFDIFNIFSPRSDSDYFQNAFDGPEEQAAPVQTEQEEKGAAPATATGLTRVPPSGPLSKAAQDTVQVAAASGEGPVGEWTIVSENSGVSPMHMAVMRHGRAVMFDTSTTGRSLMRLPQDNCRTDPRAKEEGTMDCWAHSVEFDYNTGGLRPLKILTDTWCSSGAFDADGNLVQTGGYFEGDKVVRVLSPCETCDWLERPNSFAEGRWYATQQVLPDGRFIVFGGRRAFGYEFVPAPGRMNDKANYMPFLRQTTDDVENNLYPFVNLLPSGNLFLFANDRSVIFDYQAGKIVRELPKLAGGSRNYPASAMSALLPLDLRNATGDPEPMVIICGGALKTAFRFGENNTFKPALRDCARINLAAPGAQWETEDMPVGRVMGNMLILPTGDLLLLNGAAKGCSGWGFARQPILTPILYSPRKEQGSRFRALASSTISRMYHSTSAVLPDGSVLVAGGNTNAAYNFSGVDFPTEVRVERFSPPYLSKDRAGNRPRIDAASVPADGMRYGSPFTFRFSMPSEAVGQPDVKVTMYAPPFTTHGYSMNQRMLILSVTTFTEEGRSYTVTVDAPGKPELAPRGYYLVFVVAKGLPSVAAWVKIM, from the coding sequence aTGGGGTCCCGCGCCGCGGCCTTCGCCGTGGCCGTCCTCCTGCTGGCCTCCCCCGGCGAGGCGTTCTTCGACATCTTCAACATCTTCAGCCCGCGCTCCGACAGCGACTACTTCCAGAACGCCTTCGACGGCCCGGAGGAGCAGGCGGCGCCCGTGCAGACGGAGCAGGAGGAGaagggcgccgcgccggccaccgccacgGGGCTCACGAGGGTGCCGCCCTCGGGGCCCCTCAGCAAGGCCGCGCAGGACACGGTCCAGGTGGCGGCCGCCAGCGGCGAAGGGCCGGTCGGCGAGTGGACCATCGTGAGCGAGAACTCGGGCGTGTCGCCCATGCACATGGCCGTCATGCGCCACGGCAGGGCCGTCATGTTCGACACCAGCACCACGGGGCGGTCACTCATGCGGCTGCCCCAGGACAACTGCCGCACCGACCCGCGCGCCAAGGAGGAGGGTACCATGGACTGCTGGGCCCACTCCGTCGAGTTCGACTACAACACCGGCGGCCTCCGCCCTCTCAAGATCTTGACGGACACCTGGTGCTCGTCGGGCGCGTTCGACGCGGACGGCAACCTGGTGCAGACCGGGGGCTACTTCGAGGGCGACAAGGTTGTCCGGGTGCTCAGCCCGTGCGAGACCTGCGACTGGCTGGAGCGCCCCAACAGCTTCGCGGAGGGGAGATGGTACGCGACGCAGCAGGTGCTCCCGGACGGCCGGTTCATCGTgttcggcggccgccgcgccttcGGCTACGAGTTCGTGCCGGCTCCCGGGAGGATGAACGACAAGGCCAACTACATGCCCTTCCTCCGCCAGACCACCGACGACGTGGAGAACAACCTGTACCCGTTCGTGAACCTCCTCCCCAGTGGCAACCTCTTCCTCTTCGCCAACGACCGCTCCGTCATCTTCGACTACCAGGCCGGCAAGATCGTGCGCGAGCTCCCCAAGCTGGCCGGCGGGAGCCGCAACTACCCCGCGTCCGCCATGTCCGCGCTCCTCCCGCTCGACCTCCGCAACGCCACCGGCGACCCCGAGCCAATGGTCATCATCTGCGGCGGGGCGCTCAAGACGGCCTTCCGGTTCGGCGAGAACAACACCTTCAAGCCCGCGCTCCGCGACTGCGCCCGCATCAACCTCGCCGCTCCCGGCGCGCAGTGGGAGACCGAGGACATGCCCGTCGGGCGCGTCATGGGCAACATGCTCATCCTCCCCACcggcgacctgctgctgctcaacgGCGCCGCCAAGGGCTGCTCGGGCTGGGGCTTCGCCCGGCAGCCCATCCTGACCCCGATCCTGTACTCGCCGCGCAAGGAGCAGGGGTCGCGGTTCCGGGCGCTGGCCTCGTCCACCATCTCGCGCATGTACCACTCCACGAGCGCCGTGCTGCCCGACGGCAgcgtgctcgtcgccggcggcaacaCCAACGCGGCCTACAACTTCAGCGGCGTCGACTTCCCCACCGAGGTGCGCGTGGAGCGCTTCTCCCCGCCGTACCTGAGCAAGGACCGCGCCGGCAACCGCCCGAGGATCGACGCGGCGTCGGTGCCCGCGGACGGGATGCGCTACGGCTCCCCGTTCACGTTCCGGTTCTCCATGCCCTCCGAGGCCGTGGGCCAGCCGGACGTGAAGGTCACCATGTACGCGCCGCCCTTCACCACGCACGGCTACTCCATGAACCAGCGGATGCTCATCCTGTCGGTGACCACGTTCACCGAGGAGGGCCGGAGCTACACGGTGACCGTGGACGCGCCGGGGAAGCCGGAGCTGGCGCCGCGGGGGTACTACCTGGTCTTCGTGGTGGCCAAGGGCTTGCCGAGCGTGGCTGCGTGGGTGAAGATCATGTGA